The following nucleotide sequence is from Saccharothrix texasensis.
TGGCTCTCACCTTCCGTGCGTCGCGCTCATCGGGTGAGTGCCCCCGGAAGTGGCACTTCATGCCGGCTTTCCCCAGTGGTCGACGAATTGATCGTCACGCACGCACACTTGATGGTCACATGGTGTGCCGCGAAAGACGGCTTCTGTCATTCGATCAGGTGGAAACGACTTCTTCAGGTTGTCCGGGCACGTGCGGTGGTAGCCGTTCGAGCAGAAAGTCCCGGCGACGAGCCACCGCGAGCCGTCGGGTCGAGCACGGCTCCGCCCGGGCGGAGAAGGGGAGGAAGTCCCATGCCGGCGCGATCACACAGGTGGCCGTCCCGCACGACCGCGTCGGCGGTGGTGCTCCTCTGCCTCGCCGCCCTGCACGTGCCGGCGACCGGGGCCGAACCCGAGGTGGAGGGCTCCGCCGACCACGCGGCGGGCTCGCAGATCGCCAAGCACGAGGGCGCGCACCCGGTCGACGCGTCCGAGCTCGTGCTCCCCGGCCCCGCGGTCCCCGGCATGGACGTGAGCAGCCACCAAGGTGACGTCGACTGGCCGCACTGGTGGGCGCAGGGGATGCGGTTCGCCTACGTGAAGGCCACCGAGGGCACCGGTTACGTCAACCCGGAGTACGGCCGGCAGTACGGCGGCTCGCGCGAGGTGGGCATGGTGCGCGGCGCGTACCACTTCGCGCTGCCCGACAAGTCCGACGGCGCGGCGCAGGCGAACTACTTCGTGGACCACGGCGGCGGTTGGGCCGCCGACGGCGCCACGCTGCCCGGCGCGGTGGACGTCGAGTACAACCCGTACGGCGAGGACAAGTGCTACGGGCTCGCGCCCGAGGCGATGGTGGCCTGGATCCGGCAGTTCAGCGAGACCTACCAGCTGCGCACCGGCCGCTGGCCGATGATCTACACGTCCACCACCTGGTGGGACCTGTGCACGGGCAGCCTCGGCGACTTCACCGGGACGAACCCGCTGTGGGTGGCCCGCTACGCCGACAGCGTCGGCCCGCTGCCGCACCGCTGGTCGGCGCACGCGATCTGGCAGCACACGTCGACCCCGATCGACCAGAACCTGTTCAACGGCACCATGGACGACCTCGTGGCGCTGGCCCGGGGCTGAGTCGTCCGGAACGGCGGCAGCCATGCACATCGACAAGTCCCAGGGCACGGCCTTCCCCGTGCGGTGGCGCGGCTACGACCGGCGTGAGGTGGACGGGGAGCTGGCCCGCTCGCGGCAGGAGGCGGCCCGCCTGCGCGAGGAGCTGGAGGTGCTCCGGTTGGACCGGGACGGGGCCGTGGCCACCGCCGACGACCTGATGCGGGAGCTGGAGGACGCGCGCAGCGAGCTGGGCGAGTACCGGGTGCTGCACGCGGGCTACGCGAAGGACAACGCCGTGTCCGGCTGCATCCGCTACCTGATGCACGTGGCCAGGCAGAAGGCGGACGCCTTCGAGACCGACGCGCGGGAGCGCAGCGAGCAGATGCTCAAGCGGGCCGAGGAGGTGGCGTGGCAGCAGGCCGTGCTGCTGGACGAGACCGAGCAGGAGACGCAGCGGCGGCTCGCCGAGGCCGAGCAGCGGGCCCGCGAGATCGTGCAGCAGGCGACCGCGGAGGCGCGCGCCCTGCTCGCCGGCCAGGTGGACGGGCCGGACCGCTGGACCGCGGACACCGCGCCGTCGCTGGACGTGCCGATGCCGCGCATCATCTCCGGGCCGCTGCCCGTCGTGCAGCCCGACGCGGAGGAGCAGCGCCCGACCTCCGCGTGACGGCCACGCGCCCGCCGCCCGGCGGACACCGCTCAGGTCGGGAGGTCCCGCGGGTGGTCCACGTCGTCGCCGTCCGCCACGTCGCCGCACGGCACGTCG
It contains:
- a CDS encoding lysozyme; the protein is MPARSHRWPSRTTASAVVLLCLAALHVPATGAEPEVEGSADHAAGSQIAKHEGAHPVDASELVLPGPAVPGMDVSSHQGDVDWPHWWAQGMRFAYVKATEGTGYVNPEYGRQYGGSREVGMVRGAYHFALPDKSDGAAQANYFVDHGGGWAADGATLPGAVDVEYNPYGEDKCYGLAPEAMVAWIRQFSETYQLRTGRWPMIYTSTTWWDLCTGSLGDFTGTNPLWVARYADSVGPLPHRWSAHAIWQHTSTPIDQNLFNGTMDDLVALARG